The Gemmatimonadaceae bacterium genome contains the following window.
GTTGCCAGTATTGCGGTCGCGCGAACTTCGAGCTGCGCCAGCGCGAGTCGCTGACGCGCGACCACGTGATCCCGATCTCGCGGGGCGGGTTGAACGTGTGGACCAACGTCGTCACCGCCTGCTCCAGCTGCAACACGCGCAAGTCGAACCATCTGATCGACGAGTGTGGGATGCATCTGGCGCACGCACCGGTGGAGCCGCACTTCGTGCATCTGTCCTGGGCGGTGCGCCGGCTCACGCCCATCCAGGCGCGCTACATCAAGCTGTTCTATGGTGGCGACGTGGTTCGGCAGCTGGAGGCGATGGAGCGCCGGCACGGCGGGGCGCTGCCGCCCGAGGCGCAGGCGCTGTAGCGCCTGCGCCGTCCGCGGGAAGGAAGCCCGCGCGCGACGTGAACGTCTAATCCGGGGGAGAAGCTCGTGCAGGCACCCATCCCCCCGTCGATGCACTCACGCGAACAGGAACAGCTGCTGGTGCAGGCCGCGGCCAGCGGTGACGCGAAGGCCTTTGCCGCGCTCGTTCAAGCCGAGGAGTCGCGCGCCCGCGCCGTGGCCTGGCGCCTCACGCGCGATCCGGCCGCCGCGGCAGAGATCGCCCACGAGGCCTTTGCGCGACTGCACCGCGCGCTGGCCACGTGGCGCGGCGATGCCCGGGTCGCGACCTGGCTCTACCGCACCGTGCTCAATCTCTGCCACGACCGCAAGCGCGCCGCGGGGCGGGAGCGTGCGCTGGTCTCCCTTGAGGAGCTGGATGAGATGCCCGCGCCAGACGCAGGCCCCGATGAGGCGGCGGAAGCCGCCGACCGCGCACAACGCGTCGGACTCGCCGTGCAGGCACTGCCGGCGTCGATGCGCGAAACCGTGATCCTGCGCTACGTGCGTGGGCTGGACTACGAACAGATCGCCGCCACGCTTGAATGCTCGGCCGGTACCGTCGCCTCGCGTCTGCACCGGGCGCTGCGGCTGCTGGGCGCCGTGCTGGCGGAACAGGGAATCAACGAGGGCTCGCTATGACACACGAGGAATGCCTGGAGCGCTGCGTGGAAGGGCTGGTCGCGGCCCTCGACGCGCCGACCCGAAGCGCCGTGGACGCGCATCTCGCGGGATGCGCCGAATGCCGCGGTGAGTGGAAGCAGATGCAGGCGGCGGACGCCGCACTGCGCAGCTGGGGCGATGTGCCTGCACCACCCGCGGCACCCGCGCCCGTCCCTCGGCCGCTGGCACCGCGCGCGGTCTGGCCGCGAATGCTCGCCGCCGGCCTCGTCGGGCTCGTGCTCGGTGCGGCGGGCGTCTCGCGCTTCACGCCGCCTCCTCCGCTGCCACCCGCACCAGCGCCCGACACACGGTCAGTGTACGCGCTGTTCCTCGAGGAGCCGTTGGTGCCAGACGCACCATCGTATGCACAGATGCGTCCGGGCTATGTGCCGTGGATGGACTCGCTCGACGCGGCTGGAGTGTTTGCCGGCGGCGCGCGTTTCGATGGCTCGGCCGGCTGGTTCGTCGCGCCAGGCGGCGCGGCGATGCCGCTGGGCGAGCTGCCCGCCGGCACCCGCCACGAAGCGACCTACAGCGGATTCTTCCTCGTCCGCGCGAATTCGTACGCCGAGGCGGTGGAGATCGCGCGGCACAGTCCGCATCTCGACTACGGCGGAATCCTCGTG
Protein-coding sequences here:
- a CDS encoding HNH endonuclease, which gives rise to MTVGCLALNASFEPLTMVPLTRALRLVIDGKAEIVESDRGRKIRSEHLALPRPVVIRLRKFVHVPRRFRRQVTNTFLFARDGYRCQYCGRANFELRQRESLTRDHVIPISRGGLNVWTNVVTACSSCNTRKSNHLIDECGMHLAHAPVEPHFVHLSWAVRRLTPIQARYIKLFYGGDVVRQLEAMERRHGGALPPEAQAL
- a CDS encoding sigma-70 family RNA polymerase sigma factor; protein product: MHSREQEQLLVQAAASGDAKAFAALVQAEESRARAVAWRLTRDPAAAAEIAHEAFARLHRALATWRGDARVATWLYRTVLNLCHDRKRAAGRERALVSLEELDEMPAPDAGPDEAAEAADRAQRVGLAVQALPASMRETVILRYVRGLDYEQIAATLECSAGTVASRLHRALRLLGAVLAEQGINEGSL